TTCAAGACCGATCGTTACACCGCAGAGCCCAGCGATCAGAACCCGCAACAGCAGTTCGAAATCCATATTCATATGCTCACCTTCCTGCTGACAAATCACAACTATCTGGAATTACAAGTATAACAAAGTCAGGGAGCGTTGTGGAGACTATATGGAAAACAAAGGAATATAGGGTATCTATCCAGCCATTTGAAAAGCTTGCCGGAATAGATACCCTATTAGATCAATGACGGATATTTAAGGCTGATCCTGAATAGCCTGATTGCGCATAATATAAGATGCTCCCATAACACATAACAGAACAGCAAGCACAGTTAACAGCAGCGGTCCAACAAGATTCACACTGCCGATTCCGCTAAGCAGACTCATCGCATCTACCGCCAACCTGGCCGGACTCCAGCTGAACCAAGAAGGGAGCAGACTATGGGTCATAGTTAACACCACCAGGAGCAGGATTGAAGCGAGCGCAGCCGCTCCCCCCTTCAACACTGTGCTAAATAGTAAAATAATCGAGGCCGCCAGCAAAATCCAGCATAAATAGATCGCCCCAGCTTGAAGGGTCGTCTGCCATGCTAAGCTGCCCAGCATAATACTGCTATAATACCATGCCGCCAAATAACTGAGCGAATACGAGACTGCGATAAGTGTTATATGTCCTAGCCACTTCGCAACAATGAACTGTGTAGGGCTTACTCTTCGAACCAATATCAAGGCTGCTGTTCCTGAGTACCGTTCCCCAGCAACCAAATTCATACCGGCAATCACGACTAGAAGAATACCGATTGTATTATATTGATTCAACACCTGAGCCATGACTTCAGGTGCGCTAGGTACAGCAAGGGTACTTGCTAGTTCAGCGGGTATATCACCAGAAGCGGCTAGCAATTCAGGCAGATAGTACATCATAACCGGCTGCATGACACCAAGCAATATAAAAACGACGGGAACCCACAGCAATTTATAGCTCCGGCTCATCTCCAGCATTTCCTTGCCATATAGCAACAGTGTATTCCTCATGACTGAACCACCTTCATAAACATTTTCTCCAGTGAGGATGAACCTGCCTCGAAGCGCTGCAAAGGGATATGGCGCTCCGCCGCTTCGGATAAGATGACCGCTCTGGCCTCCTTCATATTGCTGACCGTAATTGTCGCAGCGCCACCCTGCTGCTCATATTCCAACACAAATGAACGATCCTGCAGCGATCTCAACCAATCAGCAGCACGCTGACTGCTATGATGTTCAAGCTGCAAATTCAATACCGGCAAGCTGTACTTGGCGAGCAGGTCGGACAATTCACCATTCTCAACAATCTCGCCCTCTCTCATCATCATTACGCGATCACAGACTTCCTCAGCATCATGAAGCACATGCGTAGATAAGAGGATCGTCGTCTCCCCCTTCAATTCCTGCAGCAACTCCATGACCTCTCTTCGTCCAACCGGATCAAGTGCCGAGACTGGCTCGTCGAGCAGCAGCAGATCCGGGTGATGGACAAGCGCTTGTGCCAGACCAAGGCGCTGCTTCATTCCGCCAGAGTAACCGGAGATCCGACGACGAGCTGCTGATTTTAAGCCTACTCGCTCCAGGACAGCCTCCGCCTCGCTTCTTGCCTCCTGTTTGCTCATTCCGCTAAGTCTTGCTGCATAGACGACGAACTCCATACCGCTCATCCATTTATAGAAGGACGGATGCTGCGGCAAGTATCCGATCTGACTATGATTATTGGATAGACGTCCTTTACTCTGATCCCGGCCTGACCTCGTAATTGTTCCACTGCTTGGGGTGAGCAGTCCCGCCAGCATCCGCAAAGTTGTTGTCTTGCCTGCTCCATTGGGACCAAGCAGTGCTGTACAACTTCCCTTCTCTAGCGCAAAGGATATTCCCTTCACTGTAGTGCGTTCTCCGAACTTTCTCGTTAACTGATTAACTTGTATGATCATGCCCCATCATCCTTTCTGCCAGCGACGAAATAGACGATGCTGCCGATGATATTTCCAAATAGAATAATGACGACCCACAGCAACTTCGTGCCTCGGACCGTCTCCGCCTCCGCCTTGGCCAGCGATACGAGCGCAATGACGACCAGTATCAATTGCAGTAAAATAACAGGGGCGATTATTTGCCACTGAATATCCATCTAGATCCCCTCACTTCTTCATCCATATTTATTTTCTGGACTTCTTCTTTCTCCGGCTATACAACCATACGACGATCAAATAGACCACGGAGGGAAGCGGGAAACTTGTAAGGCCCCAAAGTCCCCATAGCCAGGCCCTTCCGCCCCTTCTGCGCGCATCCAGGAACATGTAAATTCCTTGGGTTAACAAAGTCAATCCGA
The window above is part of the Paenibacillus lutimineralis genome. Proteins encoded here:
- a CDS encoding sigmaY antisigma factor component, which encodes MKTDSLPLWAWLLIGLTLLTQGIYMFLDARRRGGRAWLWGLWGLTSFPLPSVVYLIVVWLYSRRKKKSRK
- a CDS encoding ABC transporter ATP-binding protein, which gives rise to MIIQVNQLTRKFGERTTVKGISFALEKGSCTALLGPNGAGKTTTLRMLAGLLTPSSGTITRSGRDQSKGRLSNNHSQIGYLPQHPSFYKWMSGMEFVVYAARLSGMSKQEARSEAEAVLERVGLKSAARRRISGYSGGMKQRLGLAQALVHHPDLLLLDEPVSALDPVGRREVMELLQELKGETTILLSTHVLHDAEEVCDRVMMMREGEIVENGELSDLLAKYSLPVLNLQLEHHSSQRAADWLRSLQDRSFVLEYEQQGGAATITVSNMKEARAVILSEAAERHIPLQRFEAGSSSLEKMFMKVVQS
- a CDS encoding ABC transporter permease; its protein translation is MRNTLLLYGKEMLEMSRSYKLLWVPVVFILLGVMQPVMMYYLPELLAASGDIPAELASTLAVPSAPEVMAQVLNQYNTIGILLVVIAGMNLVAGERYSGTAALILVRRVSPTQFIVAKWLGHITLIAVSYSLSYLAAWYYSSIMLGSLAWQTTLQAGAIYLCWILLAASIILLFSTVLKGGAAALASILLLVVLTMTHSLLPSWFSWSPARLAVDAMSLLSGIGSVNLVGPLLLTVLAVLLCVMGASYIMRNQAIQDQP
- a CDS encoding PLDc N-terminal domain-containing protein translates to MDIQWQIIAPVILLQLILVVIALVSLAKAEAETVRGTKLLWVVIILFGNIIGSIVYFVAGRKDDGA